TCAAGATTGCAATATTTATTAGGATTTTTTTCTgtgaaaatatagtaaattaaataatattaatgttacataacgtatataactaattttttttcataagtccttttaaagtattgaaaaaaatactaggtatttaaatactcatgttatataatatgtatacctaacaaATTTACTTCGGCGTCAgtcacatttgtttttaatggaGACCAACCATTGAACCATTACATTTCATGTTGTCATGATTTGATTTATCAAGAATAATATCATGTTCTGTATCTAatagaaaaaaaccaaatgaaTACACACTTcacaactataaattaattcaaatcattatatattaattttacattttacctgAAATTAAACTGGGCATATCATCATCTGAAGATTGTTCTCTATCTACaccatataaaaacaaatatcagtattgaaatacaaacaccattgtatattaactattattgatttttagattaaaacatAGTcttgtaggtactaaaaaattaatatacaatattcaaattCTATCCATATAGTTATCtttgtgaaatatatatataggtatgcctactatattatattactatataaaattcACGACTCTACCTAGAGATTaactaccaatataatattatcattattattcaggCTTTTACGTATTCACTACTTTGCTCAGTTTGTCCAAGAATGCCttaatactttttactttttaccttcCTCTAACAACCatagtacaattttaatataattaaattatactatatactataatatataatattatacctaaatatagttttaaataaaatcatttagaaAAAtcttacttaaatatttactataactggcaaatttttgtattatagatAGTGAAATATTAAATCTTACCTGATTCAGAGCTTgaatttattaaagttttttttttattctttaaccttttggatatttttttatggtactgATTTTCATCAGCACCAGAAGAGATATCTGATCTGGTTTTTGCCAACTCGCATTTTCTCTGGGCATTTGCAAAATTATCTAGAGgttgaaatacataaaaatattaatgtacctatgggCTATGCCAGGGGTTTTCAACCTGTGCGTCGcggctcccaggggcgtcgCCGGTTATTATCAAGGGAGCCGCGTTCGCAatagaaactaaaaataaaatttcggcgcaccaatacatattacatgttGCATGTGTGAGATAACCGTCGATAACCGTGTTTGCGATATCGAGTAATAGCATATTTCGATTACTATttacaattaggtaggtacttaatgatTTGCCTCTAATATAATCTATCAGTTGTAAAACGCACACCGCTGTCGCCTGTCTGTTTTGTATTCAGTGTGTTATATGCGCTACGGCTACGTATATCGaccgatatttattttttctttttttgttctgtgttatttgttgtgtattttttctgtaataatagtagttataaCTATGGATAAGTTTTTGAATTCTAGTAGAAAACGTGATAATCCAGaagtaatttcaaatattgaaaagaaacaaaaaatcagaaaatatgaTGATAGTTATTTGAATTTCGGATTTACTAGCACTGTTGTTGCAAACGTAGAACATCCCCAGTGTGTTGTTTGTTTGAAAGTAATGGCTGTAGAAAGTATGCTTCCAAATAAAATGAAACGCCATTTGGAGACAGTTCATGGACATTTGGTGAACAAACCACGTGATTATTTCGTATCAAAATTAAAAGCTATGGctcaacaaaaacatatttttacaaaacaagCTACAATTCCTTCTAAAGCACTACTTTCTTCCTATAAAGTAGCTTGGCGAATAGCAAAGAGTAAAAAACCTCATACTATCGCAGAAAATCTAATTTTACCAGCCGCTATGGATATGGTGTCTATTATGATTGGGGATGCTGCTGCTAAACAACTTCAAAATGTGCCATTATCAGATAATACTATTAGTCGTAGAATACAAGATATGGCTGAAGACATCAATGATCAATTAATTGAAAAACTAATAGGAAATGACTTCGCCATTCAACTGGATGAAGCAACTGACAGCCATAATGATGCCCATCTTATTTGTTATGTAAGGGTCGCAGTTATCAAAAGTAAATACAGAGGAAAACTAAATACCGAAAAGGAAATGAGAATCGCACTATCAAAATTTACCCCACGATTTGATGATTTAATGCAACAAAAACAAGCACAGCCGtcccattaaaaattaaaattattattaatgtattaattttttaattgtatgtaaaaaaatgtttcctattattaatacctaattacatgtttatcattaaataaagttagattaaaattattataagtaatgtaaatttgtttattttaaatgttcgtaTGGGAgccgtatattttatttcaaaatcaaaaggagCCGTGGACCCAAAAAGGTTGACAACCACTGGGctatgcaattatttatttatttatttcagagctgtaataataatatagttataggtaggtacaacatttttaaatctattaaaaactaaacaacaaaatattcaaaatgtaatataatataatatagcacttGATATAACAGTGGCGTGGTGAGCATATTTGAATCTTTTCAATCCCTAAGCAAAGTATTTAAACAATGGTCAATGACccacacattttaaaaaatgaaaaaaataaatttctaggGCTAAGCAATTgcattaaataaacatcatCATGCCGCTGCCACTACTTGATAATATATtggaacaaattaataaataagagaataaacaataaaaataatataaaatgtaccaatttaggtagatataacatattataatttatctaggTATGTACTtggcacattataatattgaaatatatattcatataaatatataatacaataaactcgtatataaaaataattctgtcatacctatgtttaaatttatagtaagtaataaaattgaaatagttCTAAATTTCTTACCAATATTTCTAGCCATACAACGTgcatcaaaataattgaaatctgTTTTATTgggtattattttcttaaaaacagCTCTGTGTATGTACTTTTTGTTTGTGGTTTTTGGCCAGGCACActgtccattttttttaaaccaatgcGAAGGGACTACCTCCACAGTATTATCCATTTCAAAATTGATGACTgaccacatattatattctgtaaaaataagatataattgtttttatacctGCAGGAGCAAGTGAATGatgaatagatattataatttgtag
The DNA window shown above is from Acyrthosiphon pisum isolate AL4f unplaced genomic scaffold, pea_aphid_22Mar2018_4r6ur Scaffold_21114;HRSCAF=23062, whole genome shotgun sequence and carries:
- the LOC103308757 gene encoding protein FAM200B-like, translated to MDKFLNSSRKRDNPEVISNIEKKQKIRKYDDSYLNFGFTSTVVANVEHPQCVVCLKVMAVESMLPNKMKRHLETVHGHLVNKPRDYFVSKLKAMAQQKHIFTKQATIPSKALLSSYKVAWRIAKSKKPHTIAENLILPAAMDMVSIMIGDAAAKQLQNVPLSDNTISRRIQDMAEDINDQLIEKLIGNDFAIQLDEATDSHNDAHLICYVRVAVIKSKYRGKLNTEKEMRIALSKFTPRFDDLMQQKQAQPSH